From Rhodopseudomonas palustris, a single genomic window includes:
- the tsaE gene encoding tRNA (adenosine(37)-N6)-threonylcarbamoyltransferase complex ATPase subunit type 1 TsaE produces the protein MSAAATFSVALANEAATTRLMAEVALLIGPGDVVTLSGDLGAGKTAAARAMIRYLAADDTLEVPSPTFTLVQTYDLPPYPLLHADLYRVEDPSELEEIGLSPLPDGTVALIEWPERAGAALPEDRIDIALSHRPALGPSARAAEITGHGKAVKQVERLAALRSFIETAGYAEAERLHMPGDASTRSYARLQRGTESVILMNAPRRPDGPALYAGKSYSAAVHLAEDVRPFVAIGQGLRERGFSAPAIHHADLDAGFLITEDLGSVGVVEGDPPAPVVARYQAATDMLAALHAKPLPDHLPLSPRESYAVPTFDEDAMMIEVGLLPEWYLPDRGVIPTEALRAEFVALWRKLLADIAREARTWVLRDFHSPNLIWLGDRPGIERVGIIDFQDTVLGPAAYDVVSLLQDARIDVPEAVELSLLGRYVKARLAADSEFDAAGFARLYAVMSAQRNTRLLGTFARLNRRDGKPHYLKHQPRVWAYLARSLAHPALAEVRAWYRAQVPPPL, from the coding sequence ATGAGCGCGGCGGCGACATTCTCAGTCGCGCTGGCCAACGAGGCGGCGACCACGCGGCTGATGGCCGAGGTCGCGCTGCTGATCGGTCCCGGCGACGTCGTCACCCTGTCGGGCGATCTCGGCGCCGGCAAAACCGCTGCGGCGCGGGCGATGATCCGCTATCTCGCGGCCGACGACACGCTCGAAGTGCCGAGCCCGACCTTCACGCTGGTTCAGACCTACGATCTGCCGCCTTATCCGCTCCTGCATGCGGATCTGTATCGGGTCGAGGATCCGTCGGAACTGGAAGAGATCGGCCTGTCGCCGCTGCCGGACGGCACCGTGGCGCTGATCGAATGGCCCGAGCGCGCTGGCGCGGCGCTGCCGGAAGACCGCATCGACATCGCGCTCAGTCATCGTCCGGCGCTCGGCCCATCGGCGCGCGCGGCGGAAATCACCGGCCACGGCAAGGCCGTGAAGCAGGTCGAACGGCTCGCCGCGCTGCGCAGCTTCATCGAGACCGCCGGCTATGCCGAGGCCGAGCGTCTGCACATGCCGGGCGATGCCTCGACGCGCTCCTACGCCCGGCTGCAGCGCGGCACCGAAAGCGTGATTTTGATGAACGCGCCGCGCCGTCCCGATGGGCCGGCGCTGTATGCCGGCAAGAGCTACAGCGCTGCGGTGCATCTGGCCGAGGACGTCCGGCCGTTCGTCGCGATCGGTCAGGGCCTGCGCGAGCGCGGCTTTTCCGCCCCCGCCATTCATCATGCCGATCTCGATGCCGGCTTCCTGATCACCGAGGATCTCGGCAGCGTCGGTGTGGTCGAGGGTGATCCGCCGGCGCCGGTGGTGGCTCGCTATCAGGCCGCCACCGACATGCTGGCGGCGCTGCATGCCAAGCCGCTCCCTGATCATCTTCCGCTGTCGCCGCGCGAAAGCTACGCGGTGCCGACCTTCGACGAAGACGCCATGATGATCGAAGTCGGGCTGCTGCCGGAGTGGTATCTGCCGGATCGCGGCGTGATCCCGACCGAGGCGCTGCGCGCCGAATTCGTCGCGTTGTGGCGCAAGCTGCTGGCCGACATTGCCCGCGAAGCACGGACCTGGGTGCTGCGCGACTTTCACTCACCCAACCTGATCTGGCTCGGCGACCGCCCCGGCATCGAGCGGGTCGGGATCATCGACTTTCAGGATACCGTACTGGGGCCCGCCGCCTACGACGTGGTCTCGTTGCTGCAGGACGCCCGGATCGACGTGCCGGAAGCGGTCGAATTGTCGCTGCTCGGCCGCTACGTCAAAGCACGGCTGGCGGCCGATTCTGAATTCGACGCTGCCGGCTTTGCGCGGCTGTATGCGGTGATGTCGGCGCAGCGAAATACGCGGCTGCTCGGAACTTTCGCCCGGCTCAACCGGCGGGACGGCAAGCCGCACTACCTGAAGCATCAGCCGCGGGTGTGGGCGTATCTTGCACGCTCGCTGGCCCATCCGGCGCTCGCCGAGGTCCGGGCCTGGTACCGCGCCCAGGTGCCGCCACCGCTCTGA
- a CDS encoding nucleotidyltransferase family protein, producing the protein MTVRPHKAMVLAAGLGLRMRPLTDHMPKPLVRVAGRPLLDHVLDRLAEVGVAEAVVNVHYLPDQIIDHVAGRQSPRVMISDERGQVLGTGGAVVKALPLLGDAPFYHLNADTVWIDGVRPNLARLAEAFDPVRMDILLLMAPTAASIGYAGKGDFAMSPDGTLHKRKETEVVPFVYAGAAIMSPAIFQDAPQGEFSLTRMFDRAAEQQRLFGLRLDGVWMHVGTPEAVTAAERAYLASVA; encoded by the coding sequence ATGACGGTTCGTCCCCATAAAGCCATGGTGCTGGCCGCTGGCCTCGGCCTGCGGATGCGCCCGCTCACCGATCACATGCCGAAGCCGTTGGTGCGAGTCGCCGGCCGTCCGCTGCTCGACCACGTGCTCGACCGGCTCGCCGAAGTCGGCGTCGCCGAAGCGGTGGTGAACGTCCACTATCTGCCGGACCAGATCATCGACCACGTTGCGGGACGGCAGAGCCCGCGGGTGATGATTTCCGACGAACGCGGTCAGGTGCTCGGCACCGGCGGTGCGGTGGTCAAGGCGCTGCCGCTGCTCGGCGATGCGCCGTTCTATCATCTCAACGCCGACACGGTCTGGATCGACGGCGTCCGGCCGAACCTGGCGCGCCTCGCCGAAGCGTTCGATCCGGTACGGATGGACATCCTGCTGCTGATGGCGCCGACTGCGGCCAGCATCGGCTATGCGGGCAAGGGCGACTTCGCGATGAGCCCGGACGGCACCCTGCACAAGCGGAAAGAGACCGAGGTGGTGCCGTTCGTCTATGCGGGCGCCGCGATCATGTCGCCGGCGATCTTCCAGGATGCGCCGCAGGGCGAATTCTCGCTGACCAGGATGTTCGATCGCGCTGCCGAACAACAGCGGCTGTTCGGCCTGCGGCTCGACGGGGTGTGGATGCATGTCGGCACGCCCGAGGCGGTGACGGCGGCGGAACGGGCGTATCTCGCCAGCGTGGCCTGA
- the addB gene encoding double-strand break repair protein AddB yields the protein MHVFSVPSSAPFLRTVIAALVDGRLVDGFEARSAPERLADATLYLPTRRAGRMAREIFLDVLGTDAVLLPRIVALGDIDEDELAFSQAASGLADLEIPPALDGLPRRLLLAQLIASWAARLKPDDPVQAPLVVGGPASALALADDLARLIDDMSTRGVDWSALGTLVPDAFDRYWSLTLDFLKIAGHTWPQHLKETDRIEPAARRDRLIDAEAQRLATQRSGPVIAAGSTGSMPATAKLLTAIARLPHGAVVLPGLDVDLDDAAWDLIGGSRDRQGKLVTPPSPNHPQYAMHSLLDRMGVGRRDVQQLGTPARHGRELLTSEALRPSSATAVWHDRLKDADVDRLIGEGTGGLTLIEAPNSEAEALAIAVVLREAREQGKTAALVTPDRALARRVVAALGRWHLPVDDSGGDSLMETQPGIFARLAAEAALEGCEPATLLALLKHPLLRLGRADHGWRRAIETLELALLRGPRPPAGCHGLAKEFAIFRIELAKLKRGEASALHPSEPRTRLSEPSLDDAQALIAQLEAALAPLETFGPSPLDLCEIGARHRDVLKALTADHDGIAEAFEGPQGSALLRAFDDLAAVGPASGVLVAARDYGEVFETAFGDRVVRRPELAEAPIRIYGPLEARLTQQDRVVLGGLVEGVWPPAPRIDPWLSRPMRHELGLDLPERRIGLSAHDFAQALGADEVFIAHAAKVGGAPAVASRFLHRLEAVAGEDRWKAMKARGQIYLDYTHELDRPESVTPIAQPAPRPPRIARPLKLPVTAIEDWLRDPYTIYAKYILRLSPLDPVDMPLSGADRGSAIHAALGEFTERYQDALPDDPVTALREIGQKHFAPLMGHAEARALWWPRFLRIATWFATWEQQRRTGVVQVQAERRGTLTIPLGGERNFELSARADRIERRDDGSYAILDYKTGHPPTGKQVRMGLSPQLTLEAAILRDGGFADIPAAASVSELTYVKLSGNTPPGDERVLELKIERKDEPQHPDDAADEARAKLEGLVRRFEDEKQPYRSLVLSMWSQRYGTYDDLARIKEWSAAGGRGDATS from the coding sequence ATGCACGTCTTCAGCGTTCCATCTTCGGCGCCGTTTCTGCGCACGGTCATCGCGGCCCTGGTCGACGGCCGGCTGGTCGACGGCTTCGAGGCGCGTAGCGCGCCGGAGCGGCTCGCCGACGCCACGCTGTATCTGCCGACCCGCCGCGCCGGCCGGATGGCGCGCGAGATTTTCCTCGACGTGCTCGGCACCGATGCGGTGTTGCTGCCGCGGATCGTCGCGCTCGGCGATATCGACGAAGACGAGCTGGCGTTTTCGCAGGCCGCATCCGGCCTCGCCGATCTCGAGATTCCGCCGGCGCTCGACGGGCTGCCGCGCCGGCTGCTGCTGGCGCAACTGATCGCAAGCTGGGCGGCGCGGCTGAAGCCGGACGATCCGGTGCAGGCGCCGCTGGTGGTCGGCGGACCGGCCTCGGCGCTGGCGCTCGCCGACGATCTGGCGCGGCTGATCGACGACATGTCGACCCGCGGCGTCGATTGGTCGGCGCTCGGCACGCTGGTGCCCGATGCGTTCGATCGCTACTGGAGCCTGACGCTCGATTTCCTCAAGATCGCCGGCCACACCTGGCCGCAACATCTGAAAGAGACCGACCGGATCGAACCGGCGGCTCGCCGCGACCGGCTGATCGACGCCGAGGCGCAGCGGCTGGCGACCCAGCGCAGCGGCCCGGTGATCGCCGCCGGCTCGACCGGCTCGATGCCGGCGACCGCGAAGCTGCTCACCGCGATCGCGCGATTGCCGCATGGCGCGGTGGTGCTGCCTGGCCTCGATGTCGATCTCGATGATGCGGCATGGGATCTGATCGGCGGCAGCCGGGACCGGCAGGGCAAGCTCGTCACACCGCCATCGCCGAACCATCCGCAATACGCCATGCATAGCCTGCTCGACCGGATGGGCGTAGGACGTCGGGATGTGCAGCAACTCGGTACGCCCGCTCGGCACGGCCGCGAACTCCTCACCTCCGAGGCGTTGCGGCCGTCATCGGCAACCGCCGTATGGCACGATCGGCTGAAGGATGCCGACGTCGATCGCCTGATCGGCGAAGGTACCGGCGGGCTGACGCTGATCGAAGCGCCGAATTCGGAAGCCGAGGCGCTGGCGATCGCGGTGGTGCTGCGTGAGGCGCGGGAGCAGGGCAAGACCGCCGCGCTGGTCACGCCGGATCGCGCGCTGGCGCGCCGCGTGGTCGCTGCACTCGGCCGCTGGCATCTTCCGGTCGACGATTCCGGCGGCGACTCGCTGATGGAGACGCAGCCCGGCATTTTTGCGCGGCTTGCGGCCGAGGCTGCACTTGAAGGCTGCGAGCCGGCGACATTGCTGGCTCTGCTCAAGCATCCGCTGCTCCGGCTCGGCCGCGCTGATCATGGCTGGCGCCGCGCGATCGAAACCCTGGAGCTGGCGCTGCTGCGCGGCCCGCGGCCGCCTGCCGGCTGCCACGGGCTCGCCAAGGAGTTCGCAATCTTTCGGATTGAACTCGCCAAGCTGAAGCGCGGCGAGGCCAGCGCGCTGCATCCGTCCGAGCCGCGCACACGATTGTCGGAGCCGAGCCTCGACGATGCGCAGGCGCTGATCGCGCAGCTCGAGGCCGCGCTCGCACCGCTGGAGACGTTCGGACCGAGCCCGCTCGATCTGTGCGAGATCGGCGCGCGGCATCGCGACGTCTTGAAGGCGTTGACGGCCGATCACGACGGCATCGCCGAAGCCTTCGAAGGCCCGCAAGGTTCGGCACTGCTGCGAGCGTTCGACGATCTCGCCGCGGTCGGGCCGGCGAGCGGCGTGCTGGTCGCTGCGCGTGACTATGGCGAAGTGTTCGAGACCGCGTTCGGCGATCGCGTCGTCCGCCGTCCCGAACTCGCCGAGGCGCCGATCCGGATCTATGGCCCGCTCGAAGCCCGTCTGACGCAGCAGGACCGGGTCGTGCTCGGCGGCTTGGTCGAGGGCGTCTGGCCGCCGGCGCCGCGGATCGACCCGTGGCTGAGCCGGCCGATGCGGCACGAACTCGGGCTCGATCTGCCGGAGCGCCGCATCGGCCTGTCGGCGCACGACTTCGCGCAGGCGCTCGGCGCCGACGAAGTGTTCATTGCCCACGCCGCCAAGGTCGGCGGTGCGCCCGCGGTGGCGTCGCGCTTCCTGCACCGGCTCGAAGCGGTCGCCGGCGAGGATCGCTGGAAGGCGATGAAGGCGCGCGGGCAGATCTATCTGGATTACACGCACGAACTCGATCGCCCCGAGAGCGTGACGCCGATCGCGCAGCCTGCACCGAGGCCGCCGCGGATCGCGCGGCCGCTGAAACTGCCGGTCACCGCGATCGAGGATTGGCTGCGCGATCCGTACACGATCTACGCCAAGTACATCCTGCGGCTGTCGCCGCTCGATCCGGTCGACATGCCGCTGTCGGGTGCCGATCGCGGCTCGGCGATCCATGCGGCGCTCGGCGAATTCACCGAACGCTATCAGGACGCGCTGCCGGACGATCCGGTGACGGCGCTGCGCGAGATCGGCCAGAAACACTTCGCGCCGCTGATGGGGCATGCCGAGGCGCGCGCATTGTGGTGGCCGCGCTTCCTGCGGATCGCGACCTGGTTCGCTACGTGGGAGCAGCAGCGCCGTACCGGCGTTGTACAGGTACAGGCGGAGCGCCGCGGCACGCTGACGATCCCGCTTGGTGGCGAACGCAATTTCGAACTGTCGGCGCGTGCCGACCGCATCGAACGGCGCGATGACGGCAGCTACGCGATCCTCGACTACAAGACCGGACATCCGCCGACCGGCAAACAAGTGCGGATGGGGCTGTCGCCGCAGCTTACACTGGAAGCGGCGATTTTGCGCGACGGTGGCTTTGCGGATATTCCGGCGGCCGCCTCGGTGAGCGAGCTCACTTACGTCAAGCTGAGCGGTAATACGCCGCCGGGTGATGAGCGCGTGCTCGAGCTGAAGATCGAGCGCAAGGACGAACCACAGCACCCCGACGATGCCGCCGATGAAGCCCGTGCCAAGCTGGAAGGATTGGTCCGCCGCTTCGAGGACGAGAAGCAGCCCTATCGTTCGCTGGTGCTGTCGATGTGGTCGCAGCGCTACGGCACCTATGATGATCTGGCGCGGATCAAGGAATGGTCGGCGGCCGGCGGTCGCGGAGACGCGACGTCATGA